A region of the Corticium candelabrum chromosome 4, ooCorCand1.1, whole genome shotgun sequence genome:
GATGAGACATCGCTTTTTCAGCATATCAACTCGGAACATGTCTGGCGTCGTTCTTTTCCAAGCGTAGGTTTTCTGGAGGATCATGACTGTCGTGTTTGCTCGGCTTGTGGGTTTATCTACGCACGTCGATGGAGTAGTTGTCGTAGGTCGCTGGGTGGCGGTCATTCTCGTTGTTGTGGAAGAATGGATGATCCCGGTATCTCTCCATCGCTGTGTGACGCTAGTGGAAATTATGGCAGGACTCAGCCTTATGTTCTGTTATCTCGTTCTGCTACTGGCCAGAGTCTTGAGTGCATTGGTGAGAGTGATTTTCCTACCTCTTCTATTATTCCTATAGCAGAACAACTTGATCAAAGGTGTGACGATAGTTTCTTTTCTGCTACTGAAACTAATGATATTGTTCTGACTGGTATCAAGGCAGCAGCTTTGCTTTCCTCACCGGATGGAAAATATCTTGATGTTTTCAATGCTGTCATGAACGAAATTTCAACCCTGCCAGTGTATACTGTTTCTCACATTCCCAGGTCTGTGCGACCACTTCTCTCTGAAGTATTGAGTGTGGAATTACGTCATGCTTATGCGGATGGTCTTTGGGGTTTTGTGAGGCTGTTTATGTTTGCAAAAAGTGTCCTCAGAGCTCCTTCACGTAGGGGGAGGAAGAAGAGACATTTGTCAAGTCGTTGTTGTTCAGTCGCCTGCACCAGTGGCGTGAGGGGCATCTGGTCGAATTGTGGGAGGAAGCTAGAAACGAT
Encoded here:
- the LOC134179077 gene encoding uncharacterized protein LOC134179077, whose translation is MSAVAGNSSDTSVRTCCPLCQSLHRDETSLFQHINSEHVWRRSFPSVGFLEDHDCRVCSACGFIYARRWSSCRRSLGGGHSRCCGRMDDPGISPSLCDASGNYGRTQPYVLLSRSATGQSLECIGESDFPTSSIIPIAEQLDQRCDDSFFSATETNDIVLTGIKAAALLSSPDGKYLDVFNAVMNEISTLPVYTVSHIPRSVRPLLSEVLSVELRHAYADGLWGFVRLFMFAKSVLRAPSRRGRKKRHLSSRCCSVACTSGVRGIWSNCGRKLETMQCLVRLLVMATP